A single window of Psychromonas ingrahamii 37 DNA harbors:
- the lolA gene encoding outer membrane lipoprotein chaperone LolA, with protein MKKIVIVISILLTSFLSSAVSAATDSQLLKEKLAKFSFINAEFSQQVSSPEGKILDDSQGMLAISRPGKFRWEVLMPEEELIVSDGQTMWMYSPFIEQVTLLNLSDAIQGTPFILLSGANESQWADYQVNKVNDQFIVKNIAGTVQDRSFIFEFNKSSQVSKFVVIEALGQRSEFKLSHKVLSKPWVEGFFDFSIPAGVEIDDQR; from the coding sequence ATGAAAAAAATAGTTATTGTCATTTCCATCTTGTTAACGTCATTTTTGTCTTCTGCTGTTTCGGCAGCGACAGATAGTCAATTATTAAAAGAAAAATTAGCCAAATTTAGTTTTATTAATGCTGAATTTTCACAACAAGTGAGCAGTCCGGAAGGCAAAATATTAGATGATAGTCAGGGCATGTTAGCTATTTCGCGTCCGGGTAAATTTCGCTGGGAAGTGCTTATGCCAGAAGAGGAATTAATTGTCTCCGATGGTCAAACCATGTGGATGTACAGTCCCTTTATTGAACAGGTCACCCTGCTTAATTTAAGTGATGCAATACAAGGCACCCCCTTTATACTGCTTTCCGGGGCTAATGAGTCGCAATGGGCTGACTATCAGGTAAATAAAGTTAATGATCAATTCATCGTCAAGAATATTGCCGGCACCGTTCAGGATAGATCTTTTATCTTTGAGTTTAATAAATCAAGTCAGGTTAGCAAGTTTGTGGTTATTGAAGCGCTGGGACAACGCAGTGAGTTTAAATTGAGTCATAAAGTCTTATCTAAGCCCTGGGTGGAAGGCTTTTTTGATTTTAGCATCCCAGCAGGTGTTGAAATAGATGATCAACGTTAA
- a CDS encoding replication-associated recombination protein A, with protein MKDLFEFNNDFQPLAARMRPKFFSNYIGQAHIIGAGKPLRNALENGAAHSMILWGPPGTGKTTLAELIASYCDAHVERLSAVTSGIKEIRAAIEIAQQNRTNGIRTLLFVDEVHRFNKAQQDAFLPYIEDGTILFIGATTENPSFELNNALLSRARIYLLKKLSEAEIIAVIDQACSSVDGLANKNIQFVGDVKEKLAQLVQGDARKALNYLELLADMAIDSEQSLSINLDLLKEIAGREGVSFDKKGDLFYDLISAFHKSVRGSDPDAALYWYARMLAGGCDPLYVARRLLAIASEDIGNADPRAMQIAINAWDCFARVGPYEGERAIAQAIVYCASAPKSNAVYTAFANAKQAVKDFPEYEVPLHLRNAPTKLMKELDHSLGYRYAHEEDGAFAAGEVYLPEALQGTKFYRATDRGFEKQIAAKLNYLDELNQQSNNKRY; from the coding sequence ATGAAAGATCTTTTTGAATTTAATAATGATTTTCAGCCATTAGCGGCACGAATGCGGCCAAAATTTTTTTCAAATTACATTGGCCAGGCACATATTATCGGTGCCGGTAAACCGTTACGCAATGCATTAGAAAATGGTGCTGCGCACTCCATGATTTTATGGGGTCCGCCCGGTACGGGTAAAACAACCTTAGCAGAATTAATAGCATCCTACTGTGATGCGCATGTAGAGCGTCTTTCGGCGGTGACCTCGGGGATTAAAGAAATACGTGCTGCGATTGAAATTGCCCAACAAAATCGCACTAATGGTATTCGTACCTTGTTGTTTGTTGATGAAGTACATCGTTTTAACAAGGCCCAGCAGGATGCTTTTCTGCCCTATATTGAAGATGGCACTATCTTATTTATTGGTGCAACGACGGAAAATCCTTCCTTCGAGCTCAATAATGCATTGTTATCCAGAGCGCGGATCTATTTATTAAAAAAACTCAGTGAAGCTGAAATCATCGCTGTGATTGATCAGGCTTGTTCTTCAGTCGATGGACTCGCAAATAAAAACATTCAATTTGTGGGTGATGTAAAAGAAAAATTAGCGCAACTTGTACAAGGGGATGCCAGAAAAGCCCTTAATTATCTCGAATTATTGGCAGATATGGCCATTGATTCTGAGCAAAGTTTATCCATTAATCTAGATCTCTTAAAGGAGATAGCAGGTCGTGAAGGGGTTAGCTTTGATAAAAAAGGGGATCTTTTTTACGATTTAATATCGGCCTTTCATAAATCAGTGCGTGGTTCAGATCCCGATGCTGCACTTTATTGGTATGCGCGTATGCTCGCTGGTGGATGTGATCCGCTGTATGTGGCGCGCAGGTTATTAGCAATTGCATCGGAAGACATTGGTAATGCCGATCCGCGGGCGATGCAAATTGCAATAAATGCCTGGGATTGTTTTGCCCGCGTTGGACCCTATGAAGGTGAGCGGGCAATTGCTCAGGCGATTGTCTACTGCGCCAGTGCACCTAAAAGTAATGCCGTCTATACGGCCTTTGCCAATGCTAAGCAAGCGGTGAAAGATTTTCCTGAATATGAAGTGCCATTACATCTTCGTAATGCACCGACTAAATTAATGAAGGAACTTGACCATAGTTTAGGTTATCGTTATGCGCATGAGGAAGACGGCGCATTTGCTGCCGGTGAAGTTTATCTGCCGGAAGCCTTACAGGGCACTAAGTTTTATCGAGCAACAGATCGTGGTTTTGAAAAGCAAATTGCCGCCAAACTTAATTATTTAGATGAGTTAAACCAGCAAAGTAATAATAAACGTTATTAG
- the crcB gene encoding fluoride efflux transporter CrcB, translated as MNSMVINLALVASGGAIGATLRYLIGIGVISLFGKSFPFATLSVNIIGSLIMGCLFQLVQQETISASPWWPLVGVGFLGALTTFSTFSMDNLLLLQQGELFKAMLNIALNVVVCLFAAYVGTLLVFKS; from the coding sequence ATGAATAGTATGGTTATAAATCTAGCCTTGGTGGCCAGCGGGGGAGCGATTGGGGCGACATTACGCTATTTAATCGGAATTGGAGTAATAAGCCTCTTTGGAAAAAGTTTTCCATTTGCTACACTCTCGGTCAATATCATTGGCTCGTTGATTATGGGTTGTCTTTTTCAACTTGTTCAGCAGGAAACCATTTCGGCATCTCCCTGGTGGCCGTTAGTTGGCGTTGGATTTTTAGGTGCATTAACCACCTTTTCAACGTTTTCAATGGATAATTTACTGCTATTGCAACAGGGTGAGTTATTTAAAGCGATGCTAAATATCGCATTAAATGTTGTGGTCTGCCTTTTCGCCGCATATGTTGGCACATTATTAGTCTTTAAAAGTTAG
- the serS gene encoding serine--tRNA ligase: MLDPKFLRNDIEQTALRLASRGYTLDVELLNQLEEKRKILQITTETLQAERNSRSKEVGQAAKRGEDITPLRTEMGLLGERLDSAKEDFALLAEQIKSLAYSMPNLPHESAPLGKDESENVEILKWGEPKKFDFEVKDHVDLGEALDGLDFKSAVKISGSRFIVMRGKIAKLHRALAQYMLDLHTDHHGYTEMYVPYLVNADSLYGTGQLPKFGDDLFNTKPATEEGIGMSLIPTAEVPLTNMSRDMIYDESDLPLKLTAHTPCFRSEAGSYGRDTRGLIRQHQFDKVEMVQFVHPEKSFEALEELTGHAEQVLKNLQLPYRKVVLCTGDMGFGATKTYDLEVWLPAQDQYREISSCSNIGDFQARRLQARFRPTGAKKPELLHTLNGSGLAVGRTLVAVLENYQLEDGSIEIPQVLQQYMGGLTHIG, from the coding sequence ATGTTAGATCCAAAATTTTTACGTAACGATATAGAACAAACTGCATTACGATTAGCTTCTCGTGGATATACTTTAGATGTTGAATTATTAAATCAACTGGAAGAAAAAAGGAAAATTCTACAGATTACCACTGAAACCTTACAAGCCGAGCGTAATAGCCGTTCTAAAGAGGTTGGCCAAGCGGCAAAACGGGGTGAAGATATTACCCCGCTGCGCACTGAAATGGGCTTATTAGGCGAAAGATTAGACAGTGCCAAAGAAGATTTTGCACTGTTAGCAGAGCAGATTAAAAGTTTGGCATACAGTATGCCTAATTTACCGCATGAATCAGCACCTCTTGGTAAAGATGAAAGTGAAAATGTAGAAATATTAAAATGGGGTGAGCCGAAGAAGTTTGATTTTGAAGTCAAAGATCATGTTGATTTGGGCGAAGCCTTAGACGGTTTAGATTTTAAATCGGCCGTTAAAATCAGCGGCTCACGTTTTATTGTTATGCGCGGTAAAATCGCTAAATTACACCGCGCTTTAGCGCAGTATATGCTAGATCTTCACACCGATCATCATGGTTATACAGAGATGTATGTCCCTTATCTGGTCAATGCTGATAGTTTATACGGTACCGGGCAGCTGCCTAAATTTGGTGATGACTTGTTTAATACTAAGCCGGCAACAGAAGAAGGCATTGGTATGTCACTTATCCCAACGGCTGAAGTTCCGCTGACTAATATGAGCCGGGATATGATCTATGATGAATCTGATTTGCCGCTTAAATTAACGGCCCATACCCCTTGTTTCAGAAGTGAAGCGGGATCCTATGGTCGTGATACGCGTGGTTTAATTCGTCAGCATCAGTTTGATAAAGTTGAAATGGTGCAGTTTGTGCATCCTGAAAAAAGTTTTGAAGCATTGGAAGAGTTAACCGGGCATGCCGAACAGGTATTAAAAAATCTGCAATTACCTTACCGTAAAGTGGTTTTATGTACTGGTGATATGGGCTTTGGCGCAACTAAAACCTATGACTTGGAGGTGTGGTTGCCTGCACAAGATCAATATCGAGAAATTTCATCTTGCTCAAATATTGGTGATTTTCAGGCGCGCCGTTTGCAGGCGCGTTTCCGCCCGACAGGTGCTAAAAAGCCGGAGTTATTACACACTCTAAACGGCTCTGGGTTAGCAGTGGGTCGTACTTTGGTTGCTGTGCTAGAAAACTACCAACTTGAGGATGGCAGTATTGAAATCCCGCAGGTGTTACAACAATATATGGGCGGCTTGACACATATCGGCTAG
- a CDS encoding AmpG family muropeptide MFS transporter, with the protein MSTTLSWKATFRSYLDKRLLWVFMLACSSGFPWVLIGSNMSGWLKDAGLTRAAIGYFGSVFTVYAFNFLWAPLIDRVKIPILYPILGQRRSWIFLCQSFILVLTLLIAGTHPATNLMLTSMLALGIAIFSATQDIAIDAYRIDTFPRQQTSKLPQAAAMAVIGWWTGYSLPGYFAFMNADGMGWNGVYYAMAVVVAILMLFTLLVGEPITEREALQQEAEGKYNKVMKSHAATWFSVTVIEPFWDFFKRNGLKVALTILLFVFLFKIGEAFLGRMSIVFYKEIGFSNEQIGHYSKLIGWGATIFFTLLGSVFNVKFGIVRGLMIGGTAMAASNLMFAWIANVGPNELLFLATILVDNFTTAFSTVAFVSFLTLLTGTAFSATQYALLASLGNLGRTTLASFSGQLIDVLNDWSTFFIITALMVIPSLIMLYSLRHFFDHVSDQHRSKKRKE; encoded by the coding sequence ATGAGCACAACGCTATCTTGGAAGGCAACCTTCCGTAGTTATTTAGATAAGCGCTTATTATGGGTATTTATGCTTGCCTGTTCAAGCGGTTTTCCCTGGGTTCTTATTGGCTCTAATATGTCCGGTTGGTTAAAAGATGCCGGGTTAACACGTGCCGCAATCGGTTATTTTGGTTCAGTTTTTACTGTTTACGCCTTTAATTTTCTTTGGGCACCGTTGATCGATCGCGTAAAAATACCCATCCTTTATCCCATTCTGGGGCAACGCCGCAGCTGGATATTCCTTTGCCAGTCATTTATTTTGGTTTTGACACTGTTGATCGCAGGGACGCATCCTGCAACTAATCTGATGCTGACCTCAATGCTTGCGTTAGGTATTGCTATCTTTTCTGCCACGCAGGATATTGCTATTGACGCCTACCGAATAGATACTTTTCCAAGACAACAAACCAGTAAATTACCCCAAGCTGCTGCGATGGCAGTGATCGGTTGGTGGACAGGTTATTCCCTGCCAGGCTACTTCGCTTTTATGAATGCTGACGGTATGGGTTGGAATGGTGTTTATTATGCAATGGCGGTTGTTGTTGCAATATTAATGTTGTTTACCCTGCTTGTTGGGGAGCCAATAACCGAACGAGAAGCCTTACAGCAGGAAGCCGAGGGTAAATATAACAAAGTGATGAAGTCTCACGCGGCCACCTGGTTTAGTGTCACTGTGATTGAGCCTTTTTGGGATTTCTTTAAACGTAATGGTCTTAAAGTGGCACTCACTATTTTATTATTCGTTTTCTTATTTAAAATTGGTGAAGCTTTCCTTGGCCGTATGTCTATTGTCTTTTATAAAGAGATAGGCTTTAGCAATGAGCAAATAGGTCATTATTCAAAACTTATTGGCTGGGGGGCAACTATCTTCTTCACCTTGCTGGGCAGTGTATTTAACGTTAAGTTTGGTATTGTACGTGGTTTAATGATTGGTGGCACGGCAATGGCAGCCAGCAACTTGATGTTTGCATGGATAGCAAATGTGGGCCCGAATGAGCTTCTTTTCTTAGCCACCATCCTAGTGGATAACTTTACAACCGCATTTTCAACGGTTGCTTTTGTTTCATTTTTAACCCTGTTAACCGGCACCGCATTTTCTGCCACCCAATATGCCCTATTGGCTTCATTAGGTAATCTGGGACGTACTACGCTCGCGTCATTTAGCGGTCAATTGATAGATGTTCTCAATGACTGGTCAACGTTTTTTATTATCACCGCCTTAATGGTTATTCCGAGTTTAATTATGCTCTATTCACTACGTCACTTCTTTGACCATGTTTCTGATCAACACAGGAGTAAAAAGCGCAAAGAATGA
- the rnd gene encoding ribonuclease D, with protein MQFEIITTTAQLHDFIATLDGSPISLDTEFVRTRTYAANLGLLQISQNTQITLIDPIAVGDLSSFWQAIDNKNIILHASSEDLEIIRDHKGDLNFTLFDTQIACSFLNMGASLGYAKMVETLEAVIVDKGESRTDWCARPLSEKQINYAGVDVLYLQPCLEKLQQQLENKKMFPFFEQECQSVLAQKMVKQDPDKAYKLLNNLFKLDRQGLAIIKALAKWRLLTAQERNLALNFVVKADHLWLLAYYQPTSLDDLRRLNLLPNEIRIHGQQILTIMTQVISQDESTYPPLVNRLVDFPAYKSTVKSMRDKIQLCAEKYDLPLELLASKRVINEYLSWLWKLTNLQRQTANKPKLLTGWRFELIGHQFEH; from the coding sequence ATGCAATTTGAAATAATTACGACAACAGCACAATTGCATGATTTTATAGCAACCCTTGATGGCAGCCCGATTTCACTTGATACAGAATTTGTCCGCACACGCACTTATGCAGCGAATTTAGGCTTGTTACAAATATCTCAAAATACACAAATCACCTTAATCGATCCGATTGCGGTTGGCGACCTATCAAGTTTTTGGCAGGCTATTGATAATAAAAATATAATTTTGCATGCCAGCAGTGAAGATTTAGAAATAATACGAGATCATAAAGGTGATCTCAATTTCACCCTTTTTGATACCCAAATTGCATGCTCTTTTCTTAATATGGGCGCTTCTCTTGGTTATGCTAAAATGGTTGAAACATTAGAGGCCGTTATCGTTGACAAGGGTGAATCACGAACAGACTGGTGTGCGCGTCCTTTAAGCGAAAAGCAAATAAACTATGCCGGCGTGGACGTTTTATATTTACAACCCTGCTTAGAGAAGCTGCAGCAACAACTTGAAAATAAAAAAATGTTCCCTTTTTTTGAGCAAGAATGCCAAAGTGTACTTGCTCAAAAAATGGTGAAACAAGATCCTGACAAAGCCTATAAATTGCTTAACAATTTATTTAAATTGGATCGCCAAGGACTGGCTATTATAAAGGCATTAGCAAAATGGCGTTTACTCACCGCACAAGAACGTAATCTTGCGCTTAACTTTGTTGTAAAAGCTGATCACCTGTGGTTATTGGCTTATTATCAACCCACTTCTTTAGACGATCTGCGTCGTTTAAATTTATTGCCCAATGAAATTCGGATTCATGGACAACAGATTTTAACCATTATGACCCAGGTAATCAGTCAAGATGAAAGTACTTATCCCCCTCTGGTGAACCGTTTGGTTGATTTTCCCGCTTACAAAAGCACGGTGAAATCAATGCGCGATAAAATTCAGCTTTGCGCCGAAAAATATGACTTACCCCTTGAGTTACTTGCCTCTAAACGTGTTATTAACGAATATTTAAGCTGGTTATGGAAATTAACCAATCTGCAAAGACAAACAGCCAATAAACCCAAGCTGTTAACGGGCTGGAGATTTGAATTAATCGGGCATCAGTTCGAACACTAA
- the leuC gene encoding 3-isopropylmalate dehydratase large subunit, which translates to MTKTMYEKIWDAHLVYEPESGSPILFVDRHLMHEVTSPQAFEGLKLQNRGVRNTHSILATMDHCVPTKGRAEISDPVAAKQIQTMAVNCKEHGINLYDMSNANNGIIHIVVPEHGFVHPGMVVCCGDSHTSTHGAFGTLAFGIGTSEVEHVMATQTLQQQKSKTLLINVEGTLSKHATAKDIALAIIGKTGTAGGTGYVIEFAGDAVVNLTMEGRMTLCNMAIEAGARAGLIAPDQKTFDFLEGKEFAPKGKDWDAALAYWKTLPSDKGADFDKVINFKAEDIAPQVTWGTSPEQVISVNGIVPAPTDFDDPIKAQACKNALEYMKIKAGQKMTDVNVDIVFLGSCTNGRIEDFRAAAEMLKGKTIAPGVQAIAVPGSYPVKEQAEAEGLDKIFLDAGWEWREPGCSMCLAMNGDELTEGQRSASTSNRNFEGRQGKNGLTHLVSPAMAAAASIAGHFVDIRDWA; encoded by the coding sequence ATGACTAAAACAATGTATGAAAAAATCTGGGATGCGCATTTGGTTTATGAACCAGAGTCAGGCTCTCCAATTCTGTTTGTTGACCGACATCTAATGCATGAAGTGACTAGTCCACAAGCATTTGAAGGCCTTAAACTGCAAAATCGTGGTGTGCGCAATACGCACAGTATATTAGCCACAATGGATCATTGTGTTCCGACAAAAGGTCGTGCCGAAATTTCTGATCCTGTTGCAGCAAAACAGATTCAAACGATGGCTGTTAACTGTAAAGAACATGGTATAAACCTTTATGATATGAGCAATGCTAACAACGGTATTATTCATATCGTTGTGCCAGAGCATGGTTTTGTTCATCCTGGCATGGTTGTTTGTTGCGGTGATAGCCATACGTCAACACACGGTGCATTTGGTACACTCGCATTTGGTATCGGTACTTCTGAAGTTGAACATGTAATGGCAACACAAACATTACAACAACAAAAATCAAAAACCTTGCTTATAAATGTAGAAGGGACACTTTCTAAACATGCAACGGCTAAAGACATTGCATTGGCTATTATCGGTAAGACCGGTACTGCTGGCGGTACAGGTTATGTTATTGAATTTGCTGGTGATGCAGTTGTTAACCTGACTATGGAAGGTCGTATGACCCTCTGTAATATGGCAATAGAAGCGGGCGCTCGTGCAGGTCTTATTGCACCGGATCAAAAAACCTTTGATTTCCTTGAAGGCAAAGAGTTTGCACCTAAGGGCAAAGATTGGGATGCGGCTCTTGCTTATTGGAAAACGCTGCCTTCTGATAAGGGGGCTGATTTTGATAAAGTCATCAACTTTAAAGCTGAAGATATCGCACCGCAAGTTACCTGGGGGACTTCACCGGAACAGGTGATCTCAGTGAATGGAATCGTACCGGCACCTACTGATTTTGATGATCCGATTAAAGCACAGGCTTGTAAAAATGCCCTTGAATATATGAAAATTAAAGCCGGCCAGAAAATGACCGATGTTAATGTTGATATTGTATTTTTAGGCTCTTGTACTAACGGACGTATTGAAGATTTTCGTGCTGCTGCCGAGATGCTCAAAGGCAAAACCATTGCACCCGGTGTTCAGGCCATCGCAGTCCCTGGTTCTTACCCTGTAAAAGAACAAGCGGAAGCCGAAGGTTTAGATAAGATTTTTCTTGATGCTGGTTGGGAATGGCGTGAACCAGGTTGTTCAATGTGTCTTGCTATGAATGGTGATGAATTAACAGAAGGTCAACGTAGTGCTTCTACTTCAAACCGTAATTTCGAAGGTCGTCAAGGTAAAAATGGACTTACTCACCTTGTTTCGCCTGCAATGGCGGCAGCGGCATCTATTGCCGGACACTTTGTAGATATTCGAGATTGGGCATAA
- the leuD gene encoding 3-isopropylmalate dehydratase small subunit, with the protein MEAYKKHTSIAALMNRSNVDTDQIIPTQFLKKVERTGFGIHLFHDWRFLADNVTPNPEFELNKPVFKGAKILVTGDNFGCGSSREHAPWAIADYGFNTVISTSFADIFYTNCFKNALLPIRVSKDELAALMAEISANEGVKFTVDLEAEKLTTPGGIVIHIEVDPFRKESLLGGLDDIAWTLKHEDKITAFEEKQKQTLPWLWK; encoded by the coding sequence ATGGAAGCTTATAAAAAACATACTAGCATTGCGGCATTAATGAATCGCAGTAACGTTGATACAGACCAAATTATTCCAACGCAGTTCTTGAAAAAAGTAGAGCGTACGGGTTTTGGTATCCACCTTTTTCACGATTGGCGTTTTTTGGCCGATAATGTCACTCCTAACCCTGAATTTGAGCTTAATAAACCGGTCTTTAAAGGTGCTAAAATCTTAGTTACCGGTGATAACTTCGGTTGTGGCTCTTCGCGCGAACATGCTCCTTGGGCAATTGCTGATTACGGTTTTAATACTGTTATATCAACCAGTTTTGCTGATATTTTTTATACTAACTGTTTTAAAAATGCGCTTCTGCCCATTAGAGTAAGCAAAGATGAACTTGCTGCATTAATGGCTGAGATCTCGGCTAATGAAGGGGTTAAATTTACGGTTGATCTTGAAGCTGAAAAATTAACCACACCAGGCGGCATTGTTATTCATATTGAAGTGGATCCGTTTCGTAAAGAATCTTTATTGGGCGGTCTTGACGATATTGCTTGGACGTTAAAACACGAAGATAAAATTACTGCTTTTGAAGAAAAACAAAAACAAACTTTACCATGGTTATGGAAATAG